In Streptomyces camelliae, the sequence ACCCGACGATCACGGGTGGTGGTGAGCACCATGGCCGTACCGGGCGAGGACGGGTCGGCGCCTGCACCCTCGCACGCCGATCCCCGGGGGGACCCGTTCCTCACGACGCGGTTCGCCGTCCCGACGCGTCCCGTGACGTTCCTGCGGCGCGACCGGCTGCTCGGACATCTCGGCGACGACCCGCCGACCCCGCTGACCGTGGTCCACGGAGCCGCGGGAGCGGGCAAGACTCTGCTGGTGGCCGACTGGGCCTCGGCGCGGGACGGGCCCGTCGCCTGGCTCACCGCCCGGGTGGCGGACAAGGGATGCGGAACCTTCTGGGCGTACCTCCTCCAGGCCCTGCGCCTCGCCGGCCTGCCCCTGACCAGCGACGTCGGCTTCCCCACCGAACCCGGCCGGGTGCCCGACGCCCTCCTCACCCGGCTCGCCGCCGCACTGAGCGCCCGGACCGCGCCGTTGATCGTCGTCGTCGACGAGTACGACCGGGCGACCGACCCCGAGATCGCGGATCAGCTGGAGTTCGTCCTCCAGCAGGCGGGGCACGGCCTGCGCCTGGTGCTCGTCACGCGCACCGAACCGCTGCTCCCCCTGCACCGCTACCGGGCGGCCGGCGCCGTCACGGAGATCAGGAACGCCGAGCTGGCCTTCACCCGCGACGAAGCAGCGGACCTGCTGGCGCTGCACGGGCTGCGGCTCACGGCGGACGACGTGGACGCGCTGGTGGAGCGCACCCGGGGCTGGGCGGCCGGCCTGCGGCTGTGCGCCCTGGCCGCGCGGGACGAGCCGGATCCGCGCACGTATCTGCAGGAGTTCGAGGCCGACCGCACCACGATCGCCGACTTCCTGCTGGCCGAGGTGCTCAAGCGGCAGAAGGCCGGGACACAGGACCTGCTGCTGCGGACCAGCATCCTCGAACGGGTCTGTCCCGGTCTCGCCGACGCCCTCACCGGCCGCACCGACGCCGGACTCATCCTGACCGGTCTGCACCGCGAGAACGCGTTCGTCGAGTATCTCGGCCACGACTGGTTCCGTCTCCATCCGCTGTTCGGGGAGATCCTCCGCGCCCACCTGCGGGTGCGCTCTCCCGGGCTGGAAACCGAACTCCACCGCCGCGCCGCTCACTGGCTGCGGCACTCGGGGTCCCTCGGCGAGACGCTCGGCCACGCGGCCGCCGCGCACGACTGGGAGACCGCCGCCGGCGCCCTCGTCGGCGATCTCGCCATCGGGGAGATCTTCACCGGCCTGCGCGTCGACGATCTGTCCGAGCTGTTCGCCACGATGGGGCCCGGACCCGCCGGCCCCGCCACGGACCTCGTGCGGGCCGCCCGCGAACTGTCCCGGCACGACCTGGAACGCGGCCTGCCCCGCCTGCACCTCGCGGCACACGCCCTCGCACGGCGCGGCGCATCCACCGAGGACGATCCGGACGGCCTGGCGGCGACCCGGCTGAGCTGCGCCTTCCTCGAAACGCTGGCAGCGCGCCTGACCGGTGCCCCGGGACGGGCGGAGACGGCGGCACAGGCCGCTGAGCGGCTTCGGCGCGACGTGCCCGGCAGGCTTCTCGACGAGCATCCGGAGCTGATCGCGCTCCTGCACACCCATCTCGGCTCGGCACGGCTGTGGGCCGGCCGGATGCGGGAGGCACGCGCCGTCCTGACCACGGTCGTCGACTCCGGCCGGGCGGAGGCGACGGCCCAGGCACGTCAGGAGTGTCTGGGCCACCTCGCGCTGATCGACTATCTGAAGGGCTGGCCGGGCAGGGCCGAACGCACGGCGTGGGCCACGGTCACCGCGGCCGACGGCCACCGCGACCCGCCCCCGGCGCCCGGACCGGGGCTGACCCCGCTGGTCCTGGCCGCGGTGGCCGTCGACCGCGACGAGCTGGACCGGGCCCAGGCGCTCCTCGACGCCGCCGCGGACCCCCGGGGCCTGCCACCGGACCCGGTGGCGCAGGCCGGGGAGTCCATCGTCACCGGGCGTCTGCTCCTGGCCCGTGGTGACCCACAGGCCGCGCTGGAAGCGGTGGACCGGACCGTCGTGGCCGAGGAGGTGTCGCCCTGGGCCGCGGCGCACACGGCGTGCGTGGCCGCCGCCGCCCACCTCGCCGAGGGACGGCCGGAGACGGCCGTCAAGCTGCTCGCGGAACAGCCCGACGGCGAGCCGGTGTGCCTCGTGGGAGCCGCGCAGGCGGAACTGGCCGCGGGAAGGCCCGAGGCCGCGGC encodes:
- a CDS encoding LuxR C-terminal-related transcriptional regulator, translating into MAVPGEDGSAPAPSHADPRGDPFLTTRFAVPTRPVTFLRRDRLLGHLGDDPPTPLTVVHGAAGAGKTLLVADWASARDGPVAWLTARVADKGCGTFWAYLLQALRLAGLPLTSDVGFPTEPGRVPDALLTRLAAALSARTAPLIVVVDEYDRATDPEIADQLEFVLQQAGHGLRLVLVTRTEPLLPLHRYRAAGAVTEIRNAELAFTRDEAADLLALHGLRLTADDVDALVERTRGWAAGLRLCALAARDEPDPRTYLQEFEADRTTIADFLLAEVLKRQKAGTQDLLLRTSILERVCPGLADALTGRTDAGLILTGLHRENAFVEYLGHDWFRLHPLFGEILRAHLRVRSPGLETELHRRAAHWLRHSGSLGETLGHAAAAHDWETAAGALVGDLAIGEIFTGLRVDDLSELFATMGPGPAGPATDLVRAARELSRHDLERGLPRLHLAAHALARRGASTEDDPDGLAATRLSCAFLETLAARLTGAPGRAETAAQAAERLRRDVPGRLLDEHPELIALLHTHLGSARLWAGRMREARAVLTTVVDSGRAEATAQARQECLGHLALIDYLKGWPGRAERTAWATVTAADGHRDPPPAPGPGLTPLVLAAVAVDRDELDRAQALLDAAADPRGLPPDPVAQAGESIVTGRLLLARGDPQAALEAVDRTVVAEEVSPWAAAHTACVAAAAHLAEGRPETAVKLLAEQPDGEPVCLVGAAQAELAAGRPEAAAELLGRVRPQSHVGPAVAVRAALVGAQVAGEAGDLARQRGLVAQALREARHERLRRPFVDAGPWLRPLLRTVPLRALAEGWLTPGPPVPAGEQPPLPVVEELSGRERDVLRRLAQMMSTEEIAADLYVSVNTVKTHLKSAYRKLAVNRRHDAVRRARDLGLL